Genomic DNA from Candidatus Limnocylindrales bacterium:
CCGGATACGTGAAATCGCCGACCGAGCTCGCGTGGTCGGTGCGGCGCCCGCCGTGGAAAATCGTCAAGTCGCCGGTGCTCGCGGCCAATCGATTGTTCAACCTGGCGAGTGACCCCGGCGAGACAGCCAATCTGCTGTTCAACCCGCGAATGCCCGACGATGAGCGCGCGGCGGCGTCGCAGGCGTATTTTTCGCTTGCCGGCGAGGCACGCCGGATGGGGCTCGAAGTGAACCGGAAGCCGGCCGCATCGGAGCTTACCTCCCCGGAATCCGACACCAGGGATCAGCTTCGAAGCCTCGGCTACGCGCACTGACGCGGCGGAATCTGCGAGCGCGCCTTACTGAACCGGTCCGCCTTTCGGATCGCTCGAGCGCTCGACCTTGTAGATCGCGACAGGCCTCATCGTGCGCTGGATCTTTTCGGGCCGCCGGTCGTACGTCTCTTCGAGGAACGGAGGATCGAACTTCATCCGCGCAATCACCTTCATCTGCACGAACGGCGTGCGCGACTGCGTACCGAGGCCGCGCGTGACGAAATAGACCGGCCCTTTGCCGGCAAGGAACGCGACGAGGTCGGGAAGGATCCTGCGCGCGGCCGGCTCACCCGTCGGTGGAACGGTGATGTTGTTGCGATCGTGAACGAGCCACAGCGCGGGCCCGATCATCAGCGGGCTCAGCTCGCGATCGATGAGAATCGTGCCGTCGCGTGGAATGGCGGCATCCAGCTCGGCGAGCGCTGCCCATCCCCCTTCGCAAAGCTCGCGGCCCCATACCGGGGCCACAGCTCGCGCGACAGGAATCGCAAGCAGCGCCACGCACGCGAATGCGAGAATGCGACTGCGTTGCGCCGCACGGCTCGCGGCGTAGACGCCGAGCAGCATGAGCAGCGGCAGGAGCAGCGGCACATAGCGCCTGGCACCCCACGGTACCGACGGATAAACGTGCGGATTGTAGAACAGGATCAGAATGACGATCGTCGCGAGCGCAATCACGAATGAGCCGCCCGCGAGCCGCCCGCGGCTCCGCCAGGCCGCGATACATCCGATCGCCGCAAGCGCGAGTCCGGTCCAGCCGATCGAGAATGAAAGCCACATGGGCGTCCGGTCGTAGAGAAAGCGCGCCGCCGTCGCCTGCCCGGCGATCACCGCGAACAGAAACGCCGCACGCACCACCGCAGACCAGCCGGCATATCGCGACGCGACGGCCATTACGCCGAAGATTGCCGCGAGTGCTGCGGCGATCGTCAATGTCGCTGGTCTTCCCTGATACAGGATCACCAGGCGGATCCATGCGTTGCGCAGATGGTCGGTGAGCGGAAGCGTCCACGTGCCGGGAATCATCGTCGCCGGAATGATGGTCACCGCGGCGACCGCGACGAATGCAACAGCGAAGACCGTCATCGCGGCGCTGCTCGGGGCCGGGCTGCCGGACAGCGGCAAACACTCGTTTGTCTGCGCGCCGCGCGCGGCTGTCTCCGGTCGCGCTCGAAAGAACGGCTCGAGCGCGAGCGCCGCAAGCACGATCAGCCCGATCTCGATGCGGGTCAGCACGGCCGCTCCGAACGCGGCGCCGGCGAGCATCGCGTCCATGCGTCCGGGATTCATCCGTGATCGCGCCAGCACGGCGGCGCCCGACAGGCAGAAGAACGCCGCAATCGGCTCCGACAGCGGCATCCGTGCGACCAGGTACATCGGCGAGCTGA
This window encodes:
- a CDS encoding glycosyltransferase family 39 protein, whose protein sequence is MPVDSILRAALSSLSAFVCFYATGRAILGKTRLVVPASFAHIVASAIATTIVAIVLTAVERFTLGALLAGNGLVALAATLIRRRLGIGAGVDLAPPAEDRTTDRIGPLVLLAALTLYWPAYPTFIGASDSTAYIASGVSLAHHGTLGRDDELGPKLPLELRSMLFDSMSQVFESTGPPFRRVPGAMMIESLDSGRAWPSFFPVPSVWAAIFVAAGAPGGATWEEGAPGYSPVFMALALWAFWLLARAWLEPGFALTAAILLGISSPMYLVARMPLSEPIAAFFCLSGAAVLARSRMNPGRMDAMLAGAAFGAAVLTRIEIGLIVLAALALEPFFRARPETAARGAQTNECLPLSGSPAPSSAAMTVFAVAFVAVAAVTIIPATMIPGTWTLPLTDHLRNAWIRLVILYQGRPATLTIAAALAAIFGVMAVASRYAGWSAVVRAAFLFAVIAGQATAARFLYDRTPMWLSFSIGWTGLALAAIGCIAAWRSRGRLAGGSFVIALATIVILILFYNPHVYPSVPWGARRYVPLLLPLLMLLGVYAASRAAQRSRILAFACVALLAIPVARAVAPVWGRELCEGGWAALAELDAAIPRDGTILIDRELSPLMIGPALWLVHDRNNITVPPTGEPAARRILPDLVAFLAGKGPVYFVTRGLGTQSRTPFVQMKVIARMKFDPPFLEETYDRRPEKIQRTMRPVAIYKVERSSDPKGGPVQ